In one Lysobacter alkalisoli genomic region, the following are encoded:
- a CDS encoding winged helix-turn-helix domain-containing protein, translating into MSIPIEPTPLPDIRLRIGDCVVDISLREIVAPGAHRPRRVTPKAMGVLRVLAGNAGKVVSRDALLAEVWPDTLPTDDVITQAVTQLRKAFGEKRGDAQYIETIAKTGYRLLAPVEWLPDEGNEGKQEHARQQNQTDAITLPEPTDGGVSAGPGAVEATLPSVGTGAPVVGTAIPPSPAGSRWWLRERLLVSLVAAIAAIALVLFLAVRHIDLNRDDGPGSVQNGVGPGPERSYRLLTSSLGFEFAPSLSPDASMVAYAATLPDWRGTVIQVQTTNASQPHQISHPPEGVSDRAPEWSPDGREIAYLRYGPGVHDCEVRITAASGGSERSVATCRGDDQNSLDWTPDGRALVFGSMRLEDGSTSGLRLLDLQSGRWIELPYPGAGRAFDYMPRYSPDGRWIGFIRNPQLGDLWRIPVAGGEPERLTRIGGEFRGWDWLPDGNGLVFGRRIDSEARLYRLDLATGLINDLGLDDAQTPATAARADAMTFVRRRPQFGLFRVNRSAGSGPIQRERLFPSSGRDTMPSLAPDGRQLVFSSNRSGHFHLWWTDLEDPQSLRIIEDVHPDTLSRPEWSPDSRRMLVVGHDDDGREGVFEVVPGSGQVSHLPMPGPRFRALQAIYTPDPDQVLMTVRGPDDMLCLVLLDRSGTEWKVLGSIEDVSLARVDTANQRVLFTRLSADGLWQADLSLTPDSIRVVDPDRPTRWRYQTWAVAEDGSIDYLDLRPGCLSSLSRIGNGEFEGAGLAPSLPRCLNPDRLSTTTSFSSSSRLDAVFTAQAVDDGSDIGLMAAPSSIEEPHQAAPSGWAK; encoded by the coding sequence ATGTCCATTCCCATTGAGCCCACCCCGTTGCCGGACATCCGGTTACGCATAGGCGACTGCGTCGTCGACATATCGCTGCGCGAGATCGTTGCGCCGGGTGCGCATCGCCCGCGTCGCGTCACGCCCAAGGCGATGGGCGTACTGCGCGTGTTGGCCGGGAATGCCGGCAAGGTGGTGAGTCGTGATGCGCTGCTGGCCGAGGTCTGGCCCGATACCCTGCCGACCGATGATGTGATCACCCAGGCGGTGACCCAGCTGCGCAAGGCGTTCGGGGAGAAGCGCGGTGACGCCCAATACATCGAAACCATCGCCAAGACCGGCTACCGCCTGCTGGCGCCTGTCGAATGGTTGCCGGACGAAGGCAACGAAGGCAAGCAGGAGCATGCGCGACAACAGAACCAGACCGATGCCATCACCCTGCCAGAGCCGACTGATGGAGGTGTCTCCGCTGGCCCTGGAGCGGTTGAGGCCACCCTACCGTCCGTTGGCACTGGCGCTCCCGTCGTCGGGACAGCCATTCCGCCATCGCCGGCCGGTTCGCGCTGGTGGCTGCGTGAGCGGCTGCTGGTCAGTCTGGTTGCGGCGATTGCCGCAATCGCCCTGGTGCTGTTCCTCGCGGTTCGCCACATCGACCTGAATCGGGATGATGGGCCCGGATCGGTTCAAAATGGCGTCGGGCCTGGGCCGGAGCGGTCGTACCGGTTGTTGACGTCCTCTCTTGGATTCGAGTTCGCGCCTAGCCTGTCGCCGGACGCGTCCATGGTCGCGTATGCCGCCACCCTGCCGGACTGGCGCGGCACGGTGATCCAGGTCCAGACCACCAATGCCTCCCAGCCGCATCAGATCAGCCACCCGCCCGAAGGCGTGTCCGACCGGGCGCCGGAATGGTCGCCGGACGGGCGCGAGATCGCCTACCTGCGCTATGGCCCCGGTGTCCATGACTGTGAAGTGCGGATCACGGCGGCCAGCGGCGGCAGTGAGCGCAGTGTCGCCACCTGTCGCGGCGATGACCAGAACAGCCTCGACTGGACGCCGGACGGTCGCGCGCTGGTGTTCGGCAGCATGCGGCTCGAAGACGGAAGCACCAGCGGCCTGCGCCTGCTCGACCTGCAAAGTGGCCGCTGGATCGAGTTGCCTTATCCGGGCGCGGGCCGCGCGTTCGATTACATGCCGCGCTATTCGCCCGATGGTCGCTGGATCGGTTTCATCCGCAACCCGCAGTTGGGCGACCTGTGGCGGATTCCGGTTGCCGGGGGCGAGCCCGAGCGCCTGACCAGAATAGGCGGCGAGTTCCGCGGCTGGGACTGGCTGCCGGATGGCAATGGCCTGGTGTTCGGGCGCCGCATCGACAGTGAGGCCCGGCTCTACCGGCTTGACTTGGCCACCGGGCTGATCAATGACCTCGGTCTGGATGACGCCCAGACCCCGGCCACGGCTGCCCGGGCCGACGCGATGACTTTCGTGCGCCGGCGACCCCAGTTCGGACTGTTTCGGGTCAATCGAAGCGCGGGCTCCGGCCCGATCCAACGCGAGCGTCTGTTTCCTTCATCGGGGCGCGACACCATGCCGTCGCTGGCTCCCGATGGGCGCCAGCTGGTGTTCAGCTCCAACCGCTCGGGACATTTCCATCTGTGGTGGACCGACCTGGAGGACCCGCAAAGCCTGCGGATCATCGAAGACGTGCATCCGGATACCCTCAGTCGTCCGGAATGGTCGCCCGACAGCCGCCGGATGCTGGTGGTCGGGCACGATGACGATGGTCGTGAGGGCGTATTCGAAGTGGTGCCGGGCAGCGGTCAGGTCAGTCATCTGCCGATGCCTGGGCCGCGTTTCAGGGCGTTGCAGGCGATATACACCCCGGATCCCGATCAGGTGTTGATGACGGTGCGGGGTCCTGACGACATGCTTTGTCTGGTGTTGCTGGATCGCAGTGGCACGGAGTGGAAGGTGCTCGGCAGTATCGAGGATGTCTCCCTGGCCCGGGTCGACACGGCCAATCAGCGGGTGCTGTTCACCCGGCTGTCGGCCGATGGCTTGTGGCAGGCCGATCTTTCGCTGACGCCCGACAGCATCCGGGTCGTGGATCCGGATCGTCCCACTCGCTGGCGCTACCAGACCTGGGCCGTGGCGGAGGATGGCAGCATTGATTATCTCGATCTGCGTCCCGGTTGCCTGAGCAGTCTGAGCCGGATCGGAAACGGAGAATTTGAAGGCGCGGGTCTTGCGCCGTCATTGCCACGTTGCCTCAACCCCGATCGCCTGAGCACGACCACTTCCTTCAGCAGCTCTTCGCGACTGGATGCCGTGTTCACCGCGCAAGCGGTCGATGATGGCAGCGACATCGGCTTGATGGCAGCTCCGTCGAGCATTGAAGAGCCTCATCAAGCTGCGCCATCGGGTTGGGCCAAGTAA
- the thiC gene encoding phosphomethylpyrimidine synthase ThiC, whose product MNAVPSQLAQQAEQLSADVTRPIPGSRKTHVEGSRPDIQVPMREIALAKTPTMFGGEDNAPLAVYDCSGPYTDPDATIDLAAGLAPLRAEWIAERGDTAQLDGLSSEFGRQREADPKLDTVRFGSRPAPRRAIAGANVTQMHYARRGIITPEMEFIAIRENQRIETIREAHLLNQHPGENFGASIQKLITPEFVRDEVARGRAIIPNNINHPESEPMIIGRNFLTKVNANIGNSAVSSGIAEEVEKLVWSIRWGADTVMDLSTGKHIHETREWIIRNSPVPIGTVPIYQALEKVDGRAEELNWEIFRDTLIEQAEQGVDYFTIHAGVLLRYVPLTAKRVTGIVSRGGSIMAKWCLAHHRESFLYEHFEDICEIMKAYDVAFSLGDGLRPGSIADANDAAQFGELETLGELTKVAWKHDVQTMIEGPGHVPMQLIKENMDKQLRECGEAPFYTLGPLITDIAPGYDHITSAIGAAMIGWYGTAMLCYVTPKEHLGLPNKHDVREGLMAYKIAAHAADLAKGHPGAQARDNAMSKARFEFRWEDQFNLGLDPERAREYHDETLPKDAHKVAHFCSMCGPHFCSMKITQDVRDYAKEHGVDEQAALAEGMAEKAIEFREQGAEVYRKA is encoded by the coding sequence ATGAATGCAGTCCCCTCCCAGCTCGCGCAGCAGGCCGAACAGCTCTCGGCCGACGTGACCCGCCCGATCCCGGGTTCGCGCAAGACCCATGTCGAAGGTTCGCGGCCCGACATACAGGTGCCGATGCGCGAGATCGCGCTGGCTAAGACGCCGACCATGTTCGGTGGCGAGGACAACGCGCCGCTGGCGGTCTACGACTGTTCCGGCCCCTATACCGATCCCGATGCGACGATCGATCTCGCCGCCGGACTGGCGCCGCTGCGCGCGGAGTGGATCGCCGAGCGCGGCGACACCGCGCAGCTGGACGGGTTGTCGTCCGAGTTCGGCCGCCAGCGCGAGGCCGACCCGAAGCTCGACACTGTCCGCTTCGGCAGCCGTCCCGCACCGCGTCGCGCCATTGCCGGTGCCAACGTCACCCAGATGCACTACGCCCGCCGCGGCATCATTACGCCGGAGATGGAGTTCATCGCGATCCGCGAGAACCAGCGCATCGAGACGATCCGCGAGGCGCATCTGCTCAACCAGCATCCGGGCGAGAACTTCGGCGCCAGCATCCAGAAGCTGATCACTCCGGAGTTCGTCCGCGATGAGGTTGCGCGCGGCCGCGCGATCATTCCCAACAACATCAACCACCCGGAAAGCGAGCCGATGATCATCGGCCGCAACTTCCTGACCAAGGTCAATGCGAACATCGGCAACAGTGCCGTGTCGTCGGGCATCGCCGAGGAAGTGGAGAAGCTGGTGTGGTCGATCCGCTGGGGCGCGGACACGGTGATGGACCTGTCCACCGGCAAGCACATCCATGAGACCCGCGAGTGGATCATCCGCAACTCGCCGGTGCCGATCGGCACCGTGCCGATCTACCAGGCGCTGGAGAAGGTCGATGGTCGTGCGGAAGAGCTGAACTGGGAGATCTTCCGCGACACGCTGATCGAACAGGCCGAGCAGGGCGTGGACTACTTCACCATCCACGCCGGCGTGTTGCTGCGCTACGTACCGCTGACCGCGAAGCGCGTGACCGGCATCGTCTCGCGCGGTGGGTCGATCATGGCCAAGTGGTGTCTGGCGCACCATCGCGAGAGCTTCCTCTACGAGCACTTCGAGGACATCTGCGAAATCATGAAGGCCTACGACGTGGCTTTCAGCCTCGGCGACGGCTTGCGCCCAGGCAGCATCGCCGACGCGAATGATGCAGCCCAGTTCGGCGAACTGGAGACGCTCGGCGAGCTGACCAAGGTCGCGTGGAAACACGATGTGCAGACCATGATCGAAGGCCCCGGCCACGTGCCGATGCAGTTGATCAAGGAGAACATGGACAAGCAGTTGCGCGAGTGCGGCGAGGCGCCGTTCTACACGCTTGGTCCGCTGATCACGGACATCGCGCCGGGCTACGACCACATCACCAGTGCGATCGGCGCGGCGATGATCGGCTGGTATGGCACCGCGATGCTCTGCTACGTGACGCCGAAGGAGCACCTGGGCCTGCCCAACAAGCACGACGTGCGCGAAGGCCTGATGGCCTACAAGATCGCCGCGCATGCCGCCGACCTGGCCAAGGGTCATCCGGGTGCGCAGGCTCGCGACAACGCGATGAGCAAGGCACGCTTCGAGTTCCGCTGGGAAGACCAGTTCAACCTCGGGCTCGACCCCGAGCGCGCGCGCGAGTACCACGACGAGACCCTGCCCAAGGATGCGCACAAGGTCGCCCACTTCTGCTCGATGTGCGGCCCGCATTTCTGTTCGATGAAGATCACCCAGGACGTGCGCGACTACGCGAAGGAGCATGGCGTCGACGAACAGGCGGCGCTGGCCGAAGGCATGGCCGAGAAGGCGATCGAGTTCCGCGAGCAGGGCGCCGAGGTGTACCGCAAGGCCTGA
- a CDS encoding helix-turn-helix domain-containing protein translates to MEQVLWADRGQSLHAESHEGDTDSSCIGVARLGSAQLLGNQFSIWIQLRGSSWVEAKEGRFRLRRGQWIAFEKDSRPTVQADHRGLCIGLTLSAEAMQAIIRFTDCGLYAGRGRMGIRDARTALRLWREVCARAEANNGIEMAALRPLLLQLASLQRDIAGRIARCPGRSRVRKRQVFSRLQRAHLYLEGNRDRVVRISELAELTSFSSWYFSKTFHGLYNESPQAAAARMRLEQAAELLLSTEMMVGEVAAACGFDNCCSFARAFRARHGMSASRYRSEAGKSDSAKSIGAEGKASLRTGT, encoded by the coding sequence ATGGAGCAAGTGCTCTGGGCCGATCGTGGCCAATCGTTGCACGCCGAATCCCATGAAGGCGATACCGACAGTAGTTGCATCGGCGTCGCGCGGCTGGGCAGCGCACAATTGCTGGGCAATCAGTTCTCGATCTGGATCCAGTTGCGCGGCAGCTCCTGGGTGGAGGCGAAGGAGGGTCGGTTCCGTCTCCGCCGCGGTCAGTGGATCGCATTCGAGAAGGACTCGCGGCCGACCGTCCAGGCCGATCACCGTGGCCTGTGCATCGGCCTGACACTGTCCGCCGAGGCGATGCAGGCAATCATTCGCTTTACCGACTGCGGACTCTATGCCGGTCGCGGCAGGATGGGCATCCGCGATGCCCGCACAGCCCTTCGCCTGTGGCGTGAGGTCTGCGCCCGTGCCGAGGCCAACAACGGCATCGAGATGGCCGCGTTGCGTCCGTTGCTGTTGCAGTTGGCCAGCCTCCAGCGCGACATCGCCGGCCGCATCGCCCGCTGCCCGGGCCGTTCGCGGGTGCGCAAGCGCCAGGTATTCAGCCGCTTGCAGCGTGCCCATCTCTATCTGGAAGGCAATCGCGACCGGGTGGTGCGGATCAGTGAGCTGGCCGAACTGACCAGCTTCTCCAGCTGGTACTTCTCCAAGACCTTCCATGGGCTTTACAACGAGAGCCCACAGGCCGCCGCGGCCCGTATGCGCCTGGAGCAGGCTGCGGAGCTGCTGCTCAGTACCGAAATGATGGTGGGTGAGGTAGCTGCTGCCTGCGGCTTCGACAATTGCTGCAGCTTCGCGCGTGCATTCCGCGCCCGGCATGGCATGTCCGCCAGCCGCTACCGCAGCGAAGCCGGGAAGTCCGATTCGGCAAAGTCTATCGGCGCAGAAGGCAAAGCAAGCTTGCGGACCGGGACGTAA
- the ppa gene encoding inorganic diphosphatase gives MGLDLVSTGKNPPDEINVIIEIPKDAEPVKYEVDKASGAIFVDRILSTPMRYPCNYGYVPHTVCGDGDPADVLVILPLPLVPGSVIRCRPVGVLKMSDEAGSDEKLLAVPDAKIFGGYAHIEDIDQVSKHWLERIGHFFEHYKDLEKGKWVQLEGWGSAAEAKTILMDAIKRYNDTEESEKPKF, from the coding sequence ATGGGCCTGGACCTCGTCTCCACCGGCAAGAACCCGCCGGACGAGATCAACGTCATCATCGAAATTCCCAAGGACGCCGAACCGGTCAAGTACGAGGTCGACAAGGCCTCCGGCGCGATCTTCGTCGACCGCATCCTGTCCACGCCGATGCGCTACCCGTGCAACTACGGCTACGTCCCGCACACCGTCTGCGGCGACGGCGATCCGGCCGACGTGCTGGTGATCCTGCCGCTGCCGCTGGTACCCGGCTCGGTAATCCGCTGCCGCCCGGTCGGCGTGCTGAAGATGAGCGACGAGGCCGGCAGCGACGAGAAGCTGCTCGCGGTGCCCGACGCCAAGATCTTCGGCGGCTACGCCCACATCGAGGACATCGACCAGGTCTCCAAGCACTGGCTGGAGCGTATCGGTCACTTCTTCGAGCACTACAAGGATCTGGAGAAGGGCAAGTGGGTCCAGTTGGAAGGCTGGGGCAGCGCCGCCGAGGCCAAGACCATCCTCATGGACGCGATCAAGCGCTACAACGATACCGAGGAAAGCGAGAAGCCGAAGTTCTGA
- a CDS encoding M28 family metallopeptidase, protein MRRLIPVLLLLSPAAMAQHVPPPAYNPQLHAIGTAPSAERIEADIRKLVSFGTRHTLSETESDSRGIGAARRWIFEEFQRISRDCGGCLEVRYSSDTVSGETRIPDPVEVVSVIAIQRGTADPNRYVIMSGDIDSRVSDVMDAVSDSPGANDNASGLAGTLEAARMLTKYKFPGSIVYAALAGEEQGLFGGKILAAEAKEQGWRIEAVLNNDMIGNSCGIDGICDNTTARVFSEGTRAVETAEEANARRFTGGEVDSPSRNLARYIDSMARFVPNLDTMMVYRLDRFGRGGHHRPFNDAGFPAVRIMETHEHYDRQHQDLRTEGGRIYGDTIDGVDFGYAAKLTALNAVSLAGMAWAPPPPAEVKIEGAVSADTTLSWQRPSGRQASNLAGYKVYWRPTTEPQWTRSVYVGNVDSHTLENIVIDNHYFGVAAVAKDGTESPVVFPGAAGSFGGY, encoded by the coding sequence ATGCGCCGACTCATTCCTGTCCTGCTGCTGCTTTCTCCCGCCGCAATGGCGCAGCATGTGCCGCCTCCGGCATACAACCCGCAACTGCACGCGATCGGCACCGCGCCGTCGGCGGAGCGTATCGAGGCCGATATCCGCAAGCTGGTCTCGTTCGGCACCCGCCACACGCTGTCGGAGACCGAGTCCGACAGCCGCGGCATCGGTGCGGCGCGGCGCTGGATCTTCGAGGAGTTCCAGCGCATCTCGCGCGACTGTGGCGGTTGCCTGGAGGTGCGCTACTCCAGCGACACCGTGTCCGGCGAGACGCGCATCCCCGATCCGGTGGAAGTGGTCAGCGTGATCGCGATCCAGCGCGGCACCGCCGACCCCAACCGTTACGTGATCATGAGCGGCGACATCGATTCGCGCGTCAGCGACGTGATGGACGCGGTATCCGATTCTCCCGGCGCCAACGACAACGCTTCCGGCCTGGCCGGCACGCTGGAGGCGGCGCGCATGCTGACCAAGTACAAGTTCCCCGGCAGCATCGTCTATGCCGCGCTGGCCGGCGAGGAGCAGGGGCTGTTCGGCGGCAAGATCCTCGCCGCCGAGGCAAAGGAGCAGGGCTGGCGCATCGAGGCCGTGCTCAACAACGACATGATCGGAAACAGTTGCGGCATCGACGGCATCTGCGACAACACCACCGCGCGCGTGTTCTCCGAGGGCACGCGCGCGGTCGAGACCGCCGAGGAGGCCAATGCCCGCCGTTTCACTGGCGGCGAGGTCGATTCGCCATCGCGCAACCTGGCCCGCTACATCGACTCGATGGCCCGTTTCGTCCCCAACCTCGACACGATGATGGTGTATCGGCTCGACCGCTTCGGCCGCGGCGGCCACCACCGGCCATTCAACGATGCCGGCTTTCCTGCCGTGCGGATCATGGAGACGCACGAGCACTACGATCGCCAGCACCAGGACCTGCGCACAGAGGGCGGACGGATCTACGGCGACACCATCGACGGCGTCGACTTCGGCTACGCGGCCAAGTTGACCGCGCTCAATGCGGTCAGCCTGGCCGGCATGGCCTGGGCCCCGCCGCCGCCGGCCGAAGTGAAGATCGAGGGCGCGGTCAGCGCCGACACCACCCTGAGCTGGCAGCGCCCGAGTGGTCGGCAGGCATCGAACCTGGCCGGCTACAAGGTCTACTGGCGCCCGACCACCGAGCCCCAGTGGACCCGCAGCGTGTACGTCGGCAACGTCGACAGCCACACGCTGGAGAACATCGTGATCGACAACCATTACTTCGGCGTTGCCGCGGTGGCGAAGGATGGGACGGAGAGCCCGGTGGTGTTCCCGGGCGCGGCGGGCAGCTTCGGCGGGTATTGA
- a CDS encoding TonB-dependent receptor plug domain-containing protein produces MNHLRSAMRVGLLPACIALALTPVVAGAQESGSEATTLDRIQVTGSRIKRADIEGSLPITVITRAEIDSSGDISVADYLRGTSFNSFGSFRPRSGSSAQSFAGISLRGLGEERTLVLVDGRRAAISPSAGQGQDLNIIPMAAVERIEMLLDGASSVYGSDAIGGVINIITRKDYDGAEITLGRSFPTRPGGDTDEGNALFGISSDRGHLLASASYENRDIVWSRDRPWTEFGTSIYSNNFWRAPSTAGSNLLGSVPGGCADPGYFVDDGGVCRYIHTITSAEEAAVSNRSLVAKGSYNINNDWQFYGSAIVSRVKSFGRYAPVPSSPWPAPGMIAISPDSPNHPGNVNGNNPDAANWTGPSDTVYLTHRFSAGGPRDGAINSNLYDLNLGFEGRVGNVDLDFGIRRNEYKTDDVGRNYVVAAIAGAMIESGEYNIYNPSGNSRDVLNQFTTTIYRESTTKLEEIYASAGFDLFQMSGGTAAAVVGAEYRKESYSDIYDSLSEAGQVVGSSGNSAGGSRDVYSAYGEILFPILDNLEANLSARYDRYSDYGSDFSPKVSLRYQPLDSLTLRASYGQGFRAPTLDIVTQRPSFSAAGTNHPRSLDVLGGPGDTSTQVTTYQIANPNLESETSKQWALGAAWDATDWLNMSLDYYNIKIEDQIGFIGVNGIWQCLEGVSSNCPPGLSVFPTGSGKPNPALGLGIEYGPDGEIAWAQTGSTNFGTVETEGMDFNLRTRFDFDAWGSLRQNLQVSNPFSYKVNGGDSIVGRSAETSTPRYRAVLQNAWSLGDWEFAWNLNYIHGMQSSAYRSWLGLVRKENRSAQDNEDMADYAAMPSRMPSWVTHDLQVSYNAPWNAKVTFGVQNVADKDPVIDPLEPAAPRSYAMDLYNGYGRMPYVRYTQKF; encoded by the coding sequence ATGAACCATTTGCGCTCCGCCATGCGCGTCGGCTTGCTGCCGGCCTGCATTGCTCTCGCACTGACCCCGGTCGTCGCCGGTGCCCAGGAGTCCGGCTCCGAGGCCACCACCCTTGACCGCATCCAGGTCACGGGCTCGCGCATCAAGCGCGCCGACATCGAGGGATCGCTGCCGATCACCGTGATCACCCGTGCCGAAATCGACTCCAGCGGCGACATCTCGGTTGCCGACTACCTGCGCGGCACCTCGTTCAACTCGTTCGGCTCGTTCCGTCCACGCTCGGGCAGCTCGGCACAGTCGTTCGCCGGCATCAGCCTGCGCGGCCTGGGCGAGGAGCGCACCCTGGTGCTGGTCGACGGCCGCCGCGCTGCGATCTCCCCGTCCGCTGGTCAGGGCCAGGATCTGAACATCATCCCGATGGCCGCGGTCGAGCGCATCGAGATGCTGCTTGACGGCGCCTCCTCGGTGTACGGTTCCGACGCGATCGGCGGCGTGATCAACATCATCACCCGCAAGGACTATGACGGTGCCGAAATCACCCTGGGTCGCTCGTTCCCGACCCGTCCGGGCGGCGACACCGACGAAGGCAACGCTCTGTTCGGCATCAGCAGCGATCGTGGCCATCTGCTGGCCAGCGCTTCCTACGAGAACCGCGACATCGTCTGGAGCCGCGACCGTCCGTGGACCGAGTTCGGCACGTCGATCTACTCCAACAACTTCTGGCGCGCACCCTCGACGGCCGGCTCGAACCTTCTGGGCAGTGTCCCGGGCGGCTGCGCGGATCCGGGCTACTTCGTGGACGACGGTGGCGTCTGCCGGTACATCCACACCATCACGTCTGCCGAAGAAGCCGCGGTTTCCAATCGTTCGCTGGTGGCCAAGGGCAGCTACAACATCAACAACGATTGGCAGTTCTATGGCAGTGCTATCGTTTCGCGGGTGAAGTCGTTCGGTCGCTACGCGCCGGTGCCGTCCTCGCCGTGGCCGGCACCGGGCATGATCGCGATCTCGCCCGACTCGCCGAACCATCCTGGTAACGTGAATGGCAATAATCCGGATGCCGCAAACTGGACCGGCCCGAGCGATACGGTTTACCTGACCCATCGCTTCTCCGCAGGCGGCCCGCGTGACGGTGCCATCAACTCCAACCTTTACGACCTGAATCTCGGCTTCGAGGGTCGTGTCGGCAATGTCGATCTCGATTTCGGCATCCGTCGCAACGAGTACAAGACCGATGACGTTGGCCGCAATTACGTGGTTGCCGCCATCGCCGGTGCGATGATCGAAAGCGGCGAGTACAACATCTACAACCCGTCCGGGAACTCGCGCGACGTCCTGAACCAGTTCACCACTACAATCTACCGCGAATCCACCACCAAGCTGGAGGAGATCTACGCGTCGGCCGGCTTCGACCTGTTCCAGATGTCGGGCGGCACCGCAGCCGCGGTGGTCGGTGCCGAGTACCGCAAGGAAAGCTATTCCGACATCTACGACTCGCTGTCCGAGGCGGGCCAGGTTGTCGGTTCGTCCGGCAATTCGGCCGGCGGCAGCCGTGACGTCTACTCGGCTTACGGTGAAATCCTGTTCCCGATCCTCGACAACCTCGAGGCCAATCTGTCGGCCCGTTACGACCGCTACAGTGACTACGGCAGCGACTTCTCACCGAAGGTCTCGTTGCGTTACCAGCCGCTGGACTCGCTGACCCTGCGCGCCTCCTACGGCCAGGGCTTCCGCGCGCCGACGCTGGACATCGTGACCCAGAGGCCGTCGTTCAGCGCGGCCGGTACCAATCATCCGCGAAGCCTGGATGTCCTGGGTGGACCCGGCGATACCAGTACCCAGGTCACCACCTACCAGATTGCCAATCCGAACCTGGAATCGGAAACCTCCAAGCAGTGGGCCCTGGGTGCTGCGTGGGATGCGACCGACTGGCTGAACATGAGCCTGGATTACTACAACATCAAGATCGAGGACCAGATCGGCTTCATCGGCGTCAACGGCATCTGGCAGTGTCTGGAAGGCGTCAGCAGCAACTGCCCGCCCGGCCTGAGCGTGTTCCCGACGGGCAGCGGAAAGCCGAATCCGGCGCTGGGCCTGGGTATTGAATACGGCCCCGATGGCGAGATCGCGTGGGCCCAGACCGGCTCCACCAACTTCGGTACGGTCGAGACCGAGGGCATGGACTTCAACTTGCGCACCCGCTTCGACTTTGATGCGTGGGGCAGCCTGCGCCAGAACCTGCAGGTCAGCAACCCGTTCAGCTACAAGGTCAATGGCGGCGACAGCATCGTTGGCCGTTCGGCCGAGACGAGCACCCCTCGCTACCGTGCCGTGCTGCAGAACGCCTGGTCGCTGGGCGACTGGGAGTTTGCCTGGAACCTGAACTACATTCACGGTATGCAGTCGTCTGCGTACCGGTCGTGGCTGGGTCTGGTTCGCAAGGAAAACCGCAGCGCCCAGGATAATGAAGATATGGCGGATTATGCGGCCATGCCGTCGAGGATGCCGTCCTGGGTGACCCACGACCTGCAGGTGAGCTACAACGCACCATGGAACGCCAAGGTCACCTTTGGCGTGCAGAACGTGGCCGACAAGGATCCGGTCATCGATCCGCTCGAGCCGGCAGCTCCCCGCTCCTACGCCATGGACCTGTACAACGGCTATGGCCGCATGCCGTACGTCCGCTACACCCAGAAGTTCTAA